The following DNA comes from Candidatus Neomarinimicrobiota bacterium.
TTTTTAGGAACCTTGAATGATGCATCAACTGCCCTGACATAAACCTGAACAACCTCATCTCCTTTTAATTTACCAGTATTCTTAACTTTAAAACTAATTTTAATTTCTTCATCACTTTTTATTTTACTTGAATTAAACTTAAGCCCTTTATACTCAAAAGTCGTATAAGAGAGTCCATGACCAAAGGGAAATAAAACAGGTTTATCAAAATACATGTAAGTTCGTGGATTATTTATTATATCGTAATCCGACATCGGAGGTAATTGATCAGTTGATGCGTAGAAAGTTTGAGGCAACTTACCACTAGGGTTATAATCTCCAAAAAGTACATCAGCTAAGGCTTTTCCACCCATTTCTCCGCCATACCAGGCTCCAACAATAGCTCTTGCCTTTTTCTCTGTTCCCGAAAGAGCAAGAGGACCTCCATTTACCAGTACTACAATTACATTTGGATTTACTTTGCTGACTTCAGTTATTAATCTTCTTTGAACTTTAGGAAGTTCAATTTCCTTTCTATCCAGTTCTTCTCTAGAAATCCCCTGATTAATACCCAGTACCAGTATTACTACATCATTTCTCGATGCTACTTTTTTTGCCTTCTTGAAATCTTTCGTTCCTAAGTCCCATGCCAATCTTGCGGTAGCACCCATTCTATTTTCAAAGTATTCCATTTTTATTTCATATTCTCTTCCAGGTAATAACTTAACATCCACACCAATAGGTCTTTCTCCGTGTTCAGTCCAATCATCAATTAATAGTTTTCCATCCAAATATAGACGGGAACCGTCATCACAACTCGTTCCAATACGATGAATTGTATCTGGTGGAATAATTTTTCCAGTCCATCTGATAGAAAATCTATCCTTTGGTAAACCCTTTATGGGCGACTCCCCACCAGAGTTGAAATTAACCACCGGATCTATTCTGGTTATTACAGGTTCTCCAGACAGATTCATATTATCAAAATATTCTCCTTTCAATCCTCTTTGATTCGTTCCTTCAACTACCGAAAAATATTGTGGCTCTATCGGGTTAAGTAATCCACCACCTATACCACATCCCATATCATATTCCACTTTTATATCATACAACTCTGCTTTTTCCGTTATACCGTCTAATGGACTTACGAGTATGTTCGGAAAACCGCTATAACCACCCAACTGTGCTTCAGCAGCATTGGGTCCAATAACAGCTATGGATTTAATCTTATTTTTGTCCAGTGGTAATATACCGTCATTTTTTAACAGCACAATGGACTTCCTTGCGGCTTCAAGTGCTAAATCTCTATGTTCCTGACAATCCAGCTCTTCTACAGGAATAGATGAATATGGAACATATTCTGGAGGATCAAACTCACCAAGTCTAAATCTTGCTGATAAAACTCTTGCGACTGCCGTGTCAATATCTTTCTCTTCCAGTAAGCCTAATTCAAGAGCTTTGAAAAGATGTTCTCTATACATATTACCGCAGTTTAAGTCACAACCGGCTCTTATACTCCTTGCTACAGCTTCAGCTGGGTTTTCAAAAAGTTTATGTCCATATACCATGTCAGCGATTGCACCACAATCAGATACTACATATCCAATAAATCCCCATGTTTTACGTAATAGGTCCGTCATTAAGAAAAAACTTGCATTACAAGGCGTGTGATTTAATTCATTGTATGCTCCCATTATTGAGTATGCCTTTCCTTCAACTATAGCCGCTTTAAAAGCTGGTAAATAGTATTCAAATAGATTACGCATATCTACATCGGAAGAACCTGTATGTCTTCTAAATTCTTCGTTATTAGCTATAAAGTGTTTGGGTGTTGCTACCGTTTTTAGATAATAGGGATGATCTCCTTGCATACCCTTCACAAAGGCCACAGCCATCCTTGATAAAAGGTAGGGATCTTCGCTGTAGGACTCTTCATTTCGTCCCCACCTTGGATCTCGTGCAATATTTATGGTTGGACTCCAATATGTTAAACCTTTTCCTATCTTTTTATACAAAACACGAGCTTCATCAGAAATAGCTGAGGCTACTCTATAAACAAGGTCAGGGTCCCAGGTAGCACCAAGAGCAATAGACTGAGGAAACGAAGTAGCACCCTCAGCCATCACCCCATGTAATGCCTCATTCCAGTAATTATATTCGGGTATACCAAGCCTTGGAATAGCATCTGCTCTTTGCGATAGCTGGCTTATTTTTTCCTCAATAGTCATCAATTTTATTAAATCATTTAATCTTTCCTTATAAGAATTGGGTTTGAATACGTTTACCACTACACTGCTGGATACTTTTGGCTTTCCTTTAGTGGACAGAGTTAACAAATAGTATCCAGGTCTTGGAAAAATTGCTTTGGTTGTAGGACTTAATGGGTTTTTAAATTTTACATCGGGATTATTTACACATTTCCACTCTACTTTTATATTTTCAGGATTTACCTTACCTTCAAGTTTTACAGATTTAGTTTCTTTCCAGTTAATTATTTTATTGTCTCCAGCATCGACGACTATCATTTTGTCCTTAGAGAATAATAGATTACACTGTAAAAAAACGAAAGTGACCATTGCAAAAATCAAGATGTTTTTTTTCATCTTTCCCTCCAGTTTAATAATTATAAGCTTTTATTTATATTGATTGAGCCATTGTAGTAGAAATTTCATAATCAAAAATAAACTTCTTTGTGAAAATTAACTTTATGACTTCTCATTATCAAATAAATTTTTCATGTTATGGTATTATATTTACTATCACTCTTTTGTATCTGGTAAGCGGAGGATTTCCTTTGTCAGTAACGCGTAAAATGAAATGTGCAGTCTCTCCCTTTTCAACCTTCGGAGCAATGACCCAGACGTGGCAGACATTCTCGGCTGAATTAATTTCAATCGGTTTTTTATATGATCCTGCTTCAGGATAATGAAACCACAAAAAACTTAAGTTATCTCCATCAGGATCATATGAACCACCGGCATCCAATGTAAAACCTTTTCCTGATTTTACAGTAAGTTCTTCGGGATGACTTAAAACAGGTACAGGTGGATGATTAGCTTCTTTATAACTTTTTATACACCAATCCATACGTGCGGCAAAATCATTCTGAAAATCATCTCTCCACCGCCACAACGTTACTTTATTGTCTTTGAATGTGATAGTATCTCTTCGAACAGTTCTTCCATATTCGTTAAATATATATGGTGTATAAGTATCGATAGCATCTGTCCATATTTTTCTTGTCTCAGGTTCAATAGGAACGCCTGAATTTCCTTCCTTTATGTTTTTAAAATCTGGGATATACAATTCATAACGACCTCCCCAGCCTCCCCAATCAGGATGCTCAGGTTCGTTCAGTCCATTGGGTATTAATGAAAGCCAGGAAGGTGTATCTCCTTCCATTCCATAGGCCACATCGGGATACATCGCACCAAGAGGTCCATGACCTTGTTGAATATTTTGTGCTATCCATTTATTACTGATTGTTTCATTATTTATCCCCTCTACAAAAGTATTTATTGCACTCCATGTTGCGCTTCCATAATCATCGCCGGGACTGACTATGTAAAACAGCTCAGGAAAATTTTTTCTAATCCATATACCACTGTCATCTTGGTCGGATATAGTATAAACCCTCAACTTTGAGATTAATCTCTTAGCCTCATTTTCAGTTTTTGTGTTTTTGATTTTATACAATGCTTGAGCAAGTGTATTAGCTCCTCCCCATACACAAACCCACAAAGGTCGTTCATCGTTTTCTTCGAGAACCTTAATAATCCAATCAGAACCTTCTGAATCTTTCCCCTCACCAACTCCTTCCATTCCATATTTCGCTATACCTTGTTTAACTATCTTCAATAAATCTTTAGCGCTTGGAAATCCTTTTTCGTGCTTATTGAGGTTGGGCTGTACCTCACCATATGCATGAACTACTTTCCTTATCAATTCAGGTCTAACTCTATTTTTCTGCCAGACAGATGTTGTGGCAATTAACCCTTCTATATCAATTACATTTGAATATAAAAGTAATCGAACCAATGATTGTGTATCATCTGGATCAGCATCAATATCGGTAAGAATAATTGCTCTGTGTTTTTGAATTGACTGTGAAAATAGAGATTGAAACAATAAGTTTAAGAAAAATAGTATAAAAACAACTGTTTTAATACCCATTTTTAATTTAAAATTCAGTAACAACTCATTCATAGCTAACCTATTTTATTTCTTCAAAAACCATTTTATCTATGTTAAAGTAATTACCATCAAAAACAAGTCTGAGTACATGTTTTCCGGCATTGAGTTTGATTTCCTTTTTTATCACCTCCCACTTCTGAAATCCTGATGTATTGGGAATTGAAAAAGTACCTGTGATATCTTTTCCATCGCATTCAAGATGCATTTTCCCGCTATCGAAGGAAGATGCTATATAGAATAGGACTCGATACTTAGCAGATTTTTTAACATTTACCGTGTACGATAAAAATTCACCTTTATTTATCCATCCAACATTGTAACCCCCTTCAGAACATTTTTCAATGTCAACACCTTCTTTAAATCTGTACTCTCCACCCTCGTTAACATCGTTTTTATCATAGTAGGCATCACAGGGACAACCCATATCAAAATCTTCTGCTTCAATTGTACCCGGGATAGTATGTTTTTTGAATGCTTTTTGTTTCTTATCACAAACTTCCAATAACCTCCATCCAAAATAAGAACCATCTTTTGAATCAAGCAAACTCGCCTTCCTGCCCTCTTTAACGGGAGTATTAACAGAAAGCATGAGATTTGGAAATTTCTTATTGATAATTTTTAATAGACCGTAGTACGTGTACTCAATTTTCCAGAGCTGATTGTCATCATTGGTAAAGTTAGATACAATTAGCCTGGAGCCATCTTCATTACACTGAATTACTTTATTTTTTTCTTTACGATTTGAAATTTTATAAACGCCCTTTCCAACATATTCTAATTTCCACTGGTTGGCGATATTTTTCCTTTGTGTTGTAAGTTTTAATTCTGAACCAAGCACTAAATTTCCTGCGTTGTTCTGAGGGACAAGATAATAATGAGGTGTACAATCAAGCTCTGCATATTTATTCAGTGGGGGAATTTTACTATCAAAATTAAACTTTATAACATAAGCCATTTCATCAAACCACTTATCAGGTAATTTTATAATGAGCCCATCCGGTTTTTGTTTATATTTTAGAGGAATGTATTCTTTTGCTTCTCCATTTATCATTACGACCGATTTCAAATTCTTAAGGTTAATTCTATCTGAGCCCAAAAGAGATAGTTTTATTTTCTTCTGGCCTTCTTTCCAACCCATAAGAATTGCATAGAGGGTTGTATTATCCTTTGAACGAGTATAACGAATATCTTTCTCAGTGCCCTGAGGAGGAGCTATGAAAACACCATGATCAGCTCCCATTTTTGTGGGACCTTCGCCGAACCAGTCCCACATACGCGTATTATAAATAGCTTCTCCATATTTTTTAAGCCAGTCTCCGATTTTATAGAGTATCTCTTTTTGCTCATGAGGAATTGTACCGTCGGCTTTCGGTGAGATATTCAAAATCAAATTACCATTCTTACTAACTTTATCAATTAATGAATGTAATAACTGTTTTGCCGAATAATATGTTAGACCATCGGTATAACACCAACTAGATGGACTTATGGCATCATCGGAAAGCCAGTAAAATTCAGTAGGATACGTTGGACCACCACGCTCATAGTCAAGAACTGCACATTCTATATTTAATCCATCCTTGAAAGTTGCAACAACCTCTTTGTCCCATTCTATCGCACGATTGTAAAAGTATGACAGGAATTCAAGTAATACAGGTTGTGAGATTTTATTCAGATTAAAATCCTGATATAGTATATCAGGTCTATACAAATCTATTAATTCCTTAAGCTTAGCCAACCATAGAGCTTCATTTTTTTCTTTTCCCTGTTGGCCATAGAGTATCTGGAGTTTGGGATCATCCATTTTGGGAACATACTCATAATATCCAGTTATATTGTATGCATGATGCATAGAGAGAAATAGTTTTATGTTTCTTTTTCGGATAGCTTTAGATAGCAACCCAACCAGATCAATTTTTGGTCCCATATCTTTTGCATTCCAGGGATTAACTTTACTTGCCCACATTGAAAAACCGTCGTGGTGTTCGGCAACCATTCCAGCAAATTTAGCACCTGCATCGGCAAATAGTTGAGCCCATTCATCTGGGTCAAAGTTTCCACCTTTTGATTTTAGCTTGGGAGCAAATTGGACAAAGTTGCCCTGTTTATCTTTTGCTCCAATAATAAAGTAATGATATGGCCATTTGCTTATATCACCATACTTTTCTATATGATGTTTATTTTCAGCAGATCCTTCTATGTACATGTTTCGGGGATACCATTCATTGGCAAATGCTGGCACCGAGTAAACCCCCCAGTGTAAATAAATACCGAACTTTGCATCTTTAAACCATTCTGGAACGGGGTTCACTTTCTCCAACGATTCAAATGATGGTGAAAAAGGTTGCCCTTGAATTGGTACACAGAGCTGAATAAGTAAAATTGTAATAACCAACAATTTAGTTTTCATTGTTTAAATACCCCTCTCTTCAAATTGTACCCTTCTAAATCCTTTTAATATAAACAATTTTAAATTTAAAGCGAGTAATTTTTATAATTTTTATATTTTATATTTTTTCTCGATATTATTTTTCCCTATTTTTAATTATTATGAATCTGTACAATCTTATTTTTAAAATTTAGCACTGACGATTAAAGAATATGTGAGGTATTATTGGAATATAACCTGCATTATCGGTAAGATTTTAGAGTTTTAGCATTCTTTATTTATTTTTATTTTTTTAATTTATCCTCAAACCTTTTAAAATTGGACAAGTTCTTTTTCCACTTTGGGATAAATCTTATCTATTTGCTCCTGTACTTCAATTGTTTTACTTATCGCTGTGATAATACGGCAATAGCGAGGTGCATCGTCCATATTTCGTCCCCTGCGGTCTTTTAAATATTTCTGTAGTACCTGATAACCACCAATGTGGTAGTTCCAGACTTCTGGTGTGATACCCTCGAAATATTTATCTTTGTTTATGTAAATACGTTGTTCACTCTCCTTATAAATGACTTTTTCTATGCGATCGTTGGTACCACTACCCTGATACTTAGCAATTGGTGGATCTAGATCCGGGCTTTTGAGAAGATGCAGGTCCGCCAGCTGCTTTCCAAAGCCAGCTATTTGTTTGAATAGTTCATGACTGGCGGTAAAAGGCACGCGCGGGAAATCAATTTTTAAAAACTCAGCATAGGTTTCGCGGTAGATGTTACTGTAAAAAACACCGTAGATATAATAAAGAATCTCTTCCGGCGTAGGCTTTTGCCCATAAACCGATTGCAGTTTTTCAAAAATTTCTTCTGGGATATTTGGTTCTTTTTCGTATTGGTGTTGATTGAATATGTCCTTCTTGTTTTTATCGGGGTAAAGAAATAATGGGAATATATATGTTATTTCACTAGTCTTATTAGATACATATGAACTTTCAATTATTAATTCAGAAATTAAGCAATGTCGCCAATCTCGGCTTGCTTTAACTTGTTTTGAAATAGTCAACCCAATATTTTCTTCCAGCATGTGGCACATGACTTCGGGACGCATGCGTTCAACCAAGGCTTGATGATAAAAAATGTATCTTTCATCAAATGGGCGATATAGTATCTTTTTAATGTATTCATTTATGTTGGTAATTTTTGATATTTCTTCTCTTACACTTTTAATTTTCCAGTTTGCTTTATTTCTTAAATTATATGCTTGTAGTATTATTTCATCAGGTTGAGAAAGATTCTGAAATTGTAACATCCTATTTTGTAATTCCCTTTTATTATAACTGATAACAAAATTGTCCCGTGAAGTAACAATTCCAACGCTGTTTACCGGAAAAATCTCATTGATTCGTTTCCATTCTAAATATTGTTGTACTTTTTCAGTATCTCTTTTTACAAAGAAATAAAAAGGGCTTTGCGGGTTTATCTCAACATAATTTTCTTTCTTAAAGTCATTTCTCTCCAGCCATTCATATTTTTCTTCTCTCAATCCATATAAGTCCCGATGAAATACTTTTGTCTCTTTCGGCTTTTTATTCTTAATAAATAGAGCAATCGCTACACCCTGGCGAATATCAAAAACGTTTCCATCCTTGCCACCATCTGGTGTGGTTTCCTTTTTCAGGCTGTTACCGTGCAAATCGAGAATGTAAATCTCATCAAAGGTCTTCATAAGGCTCTGGCGCATACCGCGAAAAGTAGGATTATCAAGATAACTGTGATTGGTAATCATACCCACAATTCCATAGCCTGACCTCTGAATTTTCCACTGGGCAAAACGTAAAAATTTTACATAGTCATCCTGTAGCCATTTAGGATTTTTCTCGCCAAGTGGTTTACCATCGACTTTGTAATAACTCTGGGTACTATCTATATCTTCCTTGAGCAATCGTTCAGTCCATTCGTTTATATTGGCAGATATACCGCTGTAGGGCGGATTTCCAAGAATAACCAGCACAGGCTGATCTTTTTTTACCTTACCTGCCATGTGGCTTTCTTCACTCAAAGATGAAAGTCCCGGGATAGAGATTTGTTTGATTTCTTCCATCTCCAGTGTATTGGTCAGAAATAGATTAAAGCGCTCATCCTCAGCCATTTTATAGCCAAGTTCCTCAAAAATAAAGCCTATCTTTAAATGACCGATTGCATAAGGTGCCATCATCAGTTCAAAGGCATAATAATTTTTCAGTATATGATTCTTAATCCATGTGTGCAAACCGCCTTCGCCGTACTTTTCTTTAAATTCATTAGCAGCAAATCGTATGGCTTCGGTGGGGAAGGTGAGTGTTCCACCCGCTGGATCAAGTAGTTTCACCTCTTTGCTGGCAAGCCCATCCGCCAGATCAAAATGGGATTTCAGTATAGAATGAATAGAACGAACAATATAACTAACCACCGGTTCTGGTGTGTAATATACGCCTCGCCGCTCGCGTATTTCTGGATCATAGGTTGCCAGAAATGTTTCATAAAAATGGATGATTGGATCTTTTCCCTTACCGGTTTTATAATATTCATGCAGGATTTTGTTAACGTCGGCGACATTTAGAATTTCTGCGATATCATCAACAATAATTTGCAGGGATTTTGGTGGATCTTCAAGCGATATAAAGCGGAAAACGTCGCGTAAGATTCCAATGGTATGGGGAATAAATTCGAAAGCCAGTTTACGATTGAACTCGCCATTTGCTCTTGTTCGCGCGGCAAACAGGCCATAAGTAATGGTTTGGGCATATAAATCAGCGAATTGTTTCTTGGTTAAGGTTGCAATCAGATATTTTTTAAAGGCTTCATAAAAACCGATAATTTTTTTATGCCCTTTACTACTCTTTTCTGACATTTCGACTGCTATCACCTCATCACGAAGGAAACGTGTTCGTTTTGCCAGCTCAATCGCAAGAGAGCGTGCAGTTTGGACTTTTGGAAGTGAGAATGAAAAGAACAGGCCAAGTAGTTTCTTGAATTTATCCGCATTTTCTAAAGGCGGTGTTTTTTGCAGTTTTTGTGCAATTACTGGACGCCCTATCATTACCTGTTCGATAAGCTTACCATCTCTGTAAAGCCGGAATTCATAGAAGTTTGTCAAAATCACATTAGGGAAGGTAGATAAATATCGTTTTAATTGTTCTGTTCCCTCAATATAATTTAGATTTGTGACTGAAGGATCTTTGGCTTCGATGTATCCGGTGATATGGTTTTTACCGTCCCATACACGAAAATCAGGGTTTCCTGCCTCAGTCTTTTTAGGAATGATAGTTACATCAATGTTTTTAATATTCTGAATTTCTGCATATCGTTTGATCAACTCTTCGAGATGTTTGTAATAACTTTCTTCACGGGCATCGCCACGATTAAAAGTTTCAGTAAGATTTTCAAGGTATCGTTCGAGTATTTCTCTCATTTAATATATTTCTCCCTTAATAGTATTAATAAATTCAATTTCAAATTGAACATATGTTCTTCTTTGTTTCCACATCATATAAAATCTAAAAACAATTTTTCAAATTGGGAAAGAAGAAAGACTGTAAAATAGATATTTGTATCTTTATAAATTTGTTTTGCATTCCGGATATACCATTTATAATATTTAATAAGAAATAGTACGTTTCTAGTTCGGATTATAAAACAAAAATTTTTCTGAAATCTTTCACAATAGCATTCTTAAAATATTTGTTAATATGGAAACTAAAAATAGTGTTACAGAATAAGAAAAAAATTAACATTAAAAGTTGAAATAATAAATTCATTCTAGTATAATTCATTTTTTTGGTATATAACAACAAATATTACCGGTGGTAATGGATCGCGCCGCAGTATAATACAGTGAAGTTGGTCGTTAAAAATTATTACGTTTCATTTTGATACCGTTTTTCTATTAAATTCATATGGCTAATAATATTAGATTCTCTTTCTTTATTAAGTTTTCGTCTATGGTATGCAAAGAATAAACAAATAACACCTACAATCAGGGTGACATGTACTACTAACCATGCGATACAAAGTTTCGTTGAAATAACGGATCCAGTAATGATAGCGATTAGTGTCGAAAGGCCTATACCGAGAAAGAGAAAACCTATTGAGTTATATATATATTAAGTTTTTCGGTAATGGTCTCAATATCTTTTTTTAAATTATCCCATTCTTCACATAAAATGGAATAAGCTTTACCTGACTTGGGTGGAAGAATTTTATAACCTTGTTTCACTTGAATTGAGTATTTCTCATTCATCTTTATCTACCTTTTCTTTTATAACAAAACCTGTAGTTTTAGCATTTATTAAAATAGTATTGCCGCAATTATTGCATATTACCGGAATTATAGGCATTATTGGTGTGCCCCCTACTACCAAGCTTCCACCACGAAATTCTCTTAACTCAAAAACTCTATCTTGAACTGACCAATTTCCAACCCCACACATAGGACAGGGTCGTTTTTGCCATTTTTCATTAAGAAATTGAATGATCCTTTCCACAACATTTTTTTCCATATCACCTCCTATATATTTTTAAAATTTTTGCGCATAATTTGACAACCATCGATACAATGTTTTAAAAAAGCAAACTGATTAATTAAAAGAAAAAATTGCCTGAACTTTTTCATAATTTATTGTTTGATACAAACTTTGAGATAGACTAACAAGAAAACATCTTGAACTACCAATATGTAATGAATCAGTCAGTTTTATGCGCCCGTTATGCTTCAGATTATTTTTCATAAGGTGGTTTCCATCGTTTTGTCAGTTCTTCCAAACTCCAAGTAATTAGTTTATGTGATAAAACCCTAACGGTTCCAGATGGTATAGGAAATAAAATATTTTGTGTTAAATCTGATTCGTAGGTTTCACCACGTTCAGTAATTATCCCTAACAAATTACCATCCATATCAACGACAGGTCCTCCACTAGCACCTCTTGCATATGTATTATCTATCCAATATTCAGCAGCTTTTAAAGAAAACGAAATTTGTTTTTCGAAAAATTTAGTTTTAAAATTTTTAGATATAATGTGAAAAACGCCACCAATTATTCCATGTTTTACCATAATCCAGGGGATAATTGAATATGAAAATTCTTTGATTTTATTTATATTTTCTTGACCGCCAACTGCAGATTTATCTATATTTTCAGGTAAATCTAATGGTAGGCGTAAATCTTCTGAAAAACCTGCCATAATTACTTCTGTACCCTCTTTGGGGATATCTTGAGACAGTGAAATTGGAGGAACTTTGTGCGGCTTTAAAGGAGCTAATATAGCTAAGTCAATATTTAGAGGAGAAATAAATTTTTGTCCTTGGATTCCAAGGCTAATTCCACCAAATTTATAAATACATGAAAATGCTCCACCGCCAATATACGGAATTGCTAAAATACTTTTAGATTTATCTTTTACTTGACTAGAAACGACATGATTAGCAGTTAAAATAAAACCAGATTCATTAACTATCACACCACTACCATGTGAGTATACTTTACCAGTTTTATTATCAATTACAACTATTTTAACTAGAGACTTTTTAACAATATCAGTTACTTTAACTTTTGTCATAATTCCCTCGATTTATTATTGAAGCATAATATAATATTATTTATACTAATGCAAAAAAGAAAAAACTAATGTTCATGGCTACCTAATAAATGTTGCCAAATAATTGTTGATTTTTTATTATTCATAAATTTAATCATGTTTTATACTTATTTTTCTTTTTGTACAAGTTGTTCGTTTTACCAACTTAAACTAAAAATCAGGAGGACTTCTTATACCTTTTCCGCTTTGATTAATCACATGAGTATACATCATAGCTGTCTCCACATTTTTATGTCCTGATAATTCCTAAACCATTTTGACATCACAACCTGCTTTCAAAATATGGGTAACAGATGAACAACGAAAAGTATTATAACCAGCATGTCTGGTTATCCCTGCCTTTCTAACAGCTTGCTCTACTTTAATCTCTTTAAGTTGAGGTCCATGGTGGAAGTCGATTATCCGCTTTATCCAGTTCATTTAAGCCTCTTCCATACGAATGCTGTAATTCTATAGCTAAATCGTCTGGTGGACTTGATCGAAAAACCTGCAGAAGTGGCTCGGAACTTTGATAAAGGGTCACTTGTTTTTATGAAAGCAATTTCCTTCACCAAATACTTTCTAGTTTACATAACAATGTTGCAATAAATACTAAAAAACAATTTCATTTTTGTCAATACCCAATTTAAGAAATTTGCACATCCACAGGCAGCCAGCTAACGCCTGACGAAACCCGCACAAGTGCTTAGCAGCACCGACTGTAATATTTACAAAAAACTCTTTAAGAACACTAATCCTTAACTTATTCAGTTCGTCTAAACATAAAT
Coding sequences within:
- a CDS encoding N-6 DNA methylase → MREILERYLENLTETFNRGDAREESYYKHLEELIKRYAEIQNIKNIDVTIIPKKTEAGNPDFRVWDGKNHITGYIEAKDPSVTNLNYIEGTEQLKRYLSTFPNVILTNFYEFRLYRDGKLIEQVMIGRPVIAQKLQKTPPLENADKFKKLLGLFFSFSLPKVQTARSLAIELAKRTRFLRDEVIAVEMSEKSSKGHKKIIGFYEAFKKYLIATLTKKQFADLYAQTITYGLFAARTRANGEFNRKLAFEFIPHTIGILRDVFRFISLEDPPKSLQIIVDDIAEILNVADVNKILHEYYKTGKGKDPIIHFYETFLATYDPEIRERRGVYYTPEPVVSYIVRSIHSILKSHFDLADGLASKEVKLLDPAGGTLTFPTEAIRFAANEFKEKYGEGGLHTWIKNHILKNYYAFELMMAPYAIGHLKIGFIFEELGYKMAEDERFNLFLTNTLEMEEIKQISIPGLSSLSEESHMAGKVKKDQPVLVILGNPPYSGISANINEWTERLLKEDIDSTQSYYKVDGKPLGEKNPKWLQDDYVKFLRFAQWKIQRSGYGIVGMITNHSYLDNPTFRGMRQSLMKTFDEIYILDLHGNSLKKETTPDGGKDGNVFDIRQGVAIALFIKNKKPKETKVFHRDLYGLREEKYEWLERNDFKKENYVEINPQSPFYFFVKRDTEKVQQYLEWKRINEIFPVNSVGIVTSRDNFVISYNKRELQNRMLQFQNLSQPDEIILQAYNLRNKANWKIKSVREEISKITNINEYIKKILYRPFDERYIFYHQALVERMRPEVMCHMLEENIGLTISKQVKASRDWRHCLISELIIESSYVSNKTSEITYIFPLFLYPDKNKKDIFNQHQYEKEPNIPEEIFEKLQSVYGQKPTPEEILYYIYGVFYSNIYRETYAEFLKIDFPRVPFTASHELFKQIAGFGKQLADLHLLKSPDLDPPIAKYQGSGTNDRIEKVIYKESEQRIYINKDKYFEGITPEVWNYHIGGYQVLQKYLKDRRGRNMDDAPRYCRIITAISKTIEVQEQIDKIYPKVEKELVQF
- a CDS encoding trypsin-like peptidase domain-containing protein encodes the protein MTKVKVTDIVKKSLVKIVVIDNKTGKVYSHGSGVIVNESGFILTANHVVSSQVKDKSKSILAIPYIGGGAFSCIYKFGGISLGIQGQKFISPLNIDLAILAPLKPHKVPPISLSQDIPKEGTEVIMAGFSEDLRLPLDLPENIDKSAVGGQENINKIKEFSYSIIPWIMVKHGIIGGVFHIISKNFKTKFFEKQISFSLKAAEYWIDNTYARGASGGPVVDMDGNLLGIITERGETYESDLTQNILFPIPSGTVRVLSHKLITWSLEELTKRWKPPYEK